A section of the Lepus europaeus isolate LE1 chromosome 10, mLepTim1.pri, whole genome shotgun sequence genome encodes:
- the DESI1 gene encoding desumoylating isopeptidase 1 isoform X2 produces the protein MREGKQLEGIWHTSIVVHKDEFFFGSGGISSCPPGGTLLGPPDSVVDVGSTEVTEEIFLEYLSSLGESLFRGEAYNLFEHNCNTFSNEVAQFLTGRKIPSYITDLPSEVLSTPFGQALRPLLDSIQIQPPGGSTVGRPNGQS, from the exons ATGCGCGAAG GGAAACAACTGGAAGGCATCTG GCATACCTCCATAGTTGTGCACAAGGACGAGTTCTTCTTTGGCAGTGGTGGGATCTCCAGCTGCCCGCCG GGAGGGACATTGCTTGGGCCCCCAGACTCTGTGGTTGATGTGGGCAGCACagaagtcacagaagaaatctttCTGGAGTACCTGTCCTCCCTGGGGGAGTCTCTGTTCCG agGGGAGGCCTACAACCTCTTTGAACACAACTGTAACACCTTCAGCAACGAAGTGGCACAGTTCCTGACCGGGCGGAAAATCCCTTCTTACATCACTGACCTGCCCTCTGAAGTCCTCTCCAC GCCCTTCGGACAGGCACTTCGGCCCCTcctggactccatccagatccAGCCTCCTGGGGGGAGCACCGTGGGCAgacccaacggccagagctaa
- the DESI1 gene encoding desumoylating isopeptidase 1 isoform X1 — translation MEPPNLYPVKLYVYDLSKGLARRLSPIMLGKQLEGIWHTSIVVHKDEFFFGSGGISSCPPGGTLLGPPDSVVDVGSTEVTEEIFLEYLSSLGESLFRGEAYNLFEHNCNTFSNEVAQFLTGRKIPSYITDLPSEVLSTPFGQALRPLLDSIQIQPPGGSTVGRPNGQS, via the exons ATGGAGCCGCCGAACCTCTATCCGGTGAAGCTCTACGTGTACGACCTGTCCAAGGGCCTGGCCCGGCGACTCAGCCCCATCATGCTgg GGAAACAACTGGAAGGCATCTG GCATACCTCCATAGTTGTGCACAAGGACGAGTTCTTCTTTGGCAGTGGTGGGATCTCCAGCTGCCCGCCG GGAGGGACATTGCTTGGGCCCCCAGACTCTGTGGTTGATGTGGGCAGCACagaagtcacagaagaaatctttCTGGAGTACCTGTCCTCCCTGGGGGAGTCTCTGTTCCG agGGGAGGCCTACAACCTCTTTGAACACAACTGTAACACCTTCAGCAACGAAGTGGCACAGTTCCTGACCGGGCGGAAAATCCCTTCTTACATCACTGACCTGCCCTCTGAAGTCCTCTCCAC GCCCTTCGGACAGGCACTTCGGCCCCTcctggactccatccagatccAGCCTCCTGGGGGGAGCACCGTGGGCAgacccaacggccagagctaa